In Nilaparvata lugens isolate BPH chromosome 5, ASM1435652v1, whole genome shotgun sequence, the following proteins share a genomic window:
- the LOC111044640 gene encoding palmitoyl-protein thioesterase 1 — translation MARSKEWMPVVLWHGMGDCCCNPLSLGKIDKVIRKTLGNETNRNEVYIHSIKIGNNVFEDTLNGYFKNVNEQVEEACQQIRNDPRLSSGYNAIGFSQGSQFLRALAQRCPGPNMNNLISIGGQHQGVFGLPHCEYPDSKYCDYIRKILDVGAYWSWVQAKFVQAEYWHDPYNEEEYIDGSVFLAEINNEKTLNRNYITNLRKLKNFVMVKFNQDTMVIPRESEWFGFYTPGQGINITSLRDSRLYKEDRLGLQKMDKAGKLHFLEVDGDHLQFEMEWFIDNIINKFLRVTI, via the exons aTGGCTAGAAGTAAAGAATGGATGCCTGTAGTTCTATGGCATGGAATGG GTGACTGCTGTTGCAATCCTCTGAGCTTGGGAAAAATAGATAAAGTAATCAGGAAAACACTTGGGAATGAAACCAATAGAAACGAGGTCTACATTCACTCTATCAAAATTGGAAACAATGTATTCGAG GATACATTGAATGGCTACTTCAAAAATGTCAATGAACAAGTGGAAGAAGCATGTCAACAGATTAGAAATGATCCTAGATTATCATCTGGTTACAATGCGATAGGATTTTCACAAGGTTCACAATTTTT ACGAGCATTGGCCCAAAGATGTCCTGGCCCAAATATGAACAACTTGATATCAATTGGAGGGCAGCATCAGGGTGTATTTGGACTTCCGCACTGTGAATACCCCGATAGTAAATATTGCGATTACATAAGAAAAATATTGGATGTTGGTGCCTATTGGTC ATGGGTCCAAGCCAAATTCGTACAAGCTGAATATTGGCATGACCCTTACAACGAGGAAGAATACATCGATGGAAGTGTATTTCTGGCCGAAATAAACAATGAGAAAACATTGAACCGAAACTACATTACCAATTTGAGAAAACTCAAGAATTTTGTTATGGTCAAGTTCAACCAGGATACTATGGTTATACCAAGAGAGTCGGAGTGGTTTGGCTTCTATACCCCAGGGCAAGGTATCAATATAACTTCGCTGAGAGATTCTCGACTCTACAAGGAG GACAGACTTGGACTTCAAAAGATGGATAAAGCTGGAAAATTACATTTTCTGGAAGTGGATGGTGACCATCTTCAATTCGAAATGGAATGGTTCATTGACAATATAATCAATAAGTTCTTGAGAGTAACAATATAA